The Eleutherodactylus coqui strain aEleCoq1 chromosome 13, aEleCoq1.hap1, whole genome shotgun sequence genome includes a window with the following:
- the EVPL gene encoding envoplakin — MFKGQSKSPTKSPTKSPTKSPTKYSKATANELSMLISRMQTNADLVEKYILETHQKLKQDASNYTLKKSFEHQHENAKNLKDSELLLKDLFLDVDKAKRYGHPQAHEIDKDIRQLHERLTAECAEYREVYEQFNLVPAEPKVNWPQILSSKKSAIDSAAYGPSLADVECQIAEHNVLQREIDEYGTEIRNLPQDQNTVKNQYRSLQEESAWRGRHLGSLYNHLHGCTKELLYLSDEQNKIIKQDWSDQIPDVSGTRRQYERFKGEDLLPQEETVNNLLDDGDRMIELKHPAASCIQAHDEALKGEWQNFLNLCICQENHLKNAEDYKKFHDDADAVAETLGTVRETLDTKYSQPNTQVPGAVSDLLLQLEKEDKQLVQTEKALSDLKQRAPEIIPIKQRRMKVKETITLETICDWDSGDVQINKGDIFTLMDNSKKENWVVQGSGDGGTKDAPAACFVISCPDSDSAERVKRLEGELNDLKKKKVAVQNALKSSTRESQKPNQSAPLGGPPVPPARTSSIPSEDPQGTQLLNKLNKLYGDLQDTEQEVLTRVRTPTNKTSPSQDLTGRLKMQEATSQHLELIASDKDAAKRECENFLTKKVSGPSATQLPTTLANVSNKYNDVKTLSSLYGEEAKASLNLEHQITKTDDMIRDFENSLAEDGVITYSPSGIQEHASQIQKMKRDLVDKQDNLLKLNRSLKDTELACNSLQSNTQEHSPDLPRQRIQVQKLNDRYHAVADQLDQRERLLRDTNLPYQQFKSSSDGLDSWLKGLPRNQITSTDSPSQVNYKLQSQKRLIDEIQRKESEKNNIAKLSKDLTNYLSDYETQADRYRSTLEPSIAESAAGIPRINTLQENIDSREKDLVKRYTKAAVESKQQFNQMEFAKKVLDKSDTQDGVQLSRQNNLRSENTLQSAKESENLSKELEEEKRKVSQVQQTLEENRKKILLLKTQKPVERLEEKEMVQYYREPRLESELVSLKSQADNAYRNRENTQSEIEGLNKKLVTLENQRKSIKPQLLTKEVTEIERDPNLDAQGQTLRKQIKQQKDENNSITQELERLRMEVKVLEQKQPNVKEKVVLKEVVKLERNPEMLKATRALQMHIDDENFRRKSLQENIVKLRNKTEELERLIESVEPKVIVKEVKKVEQDPEILKEAARLKTLIQEERDKSVTVTRELTELKSKHAKMEKQKPRVEIKERVNEVFVVQPETEKEIARLRSALQDTHSKKSTYEKELDTTQKEVFVLKSQKPVVEYKEIVQEIIKLEKTPEVMKEIERVKSQIKELESTHNRYQDQKSKLTRERDDWKQERSKVETKTVNKEVVKYEDDPVLIKEAEQLRQEVRNESQRRREVEDFVYDLQNKYMLLERRKPEERVVVQEVVHVQKDPKVAEDHHRLSRTLDEEVGNRRRLEREVQQLRSQVEEKEKLLNFQEERDKKLAAEKELRQITLKIKEIEESPPPVQEKIVMEEVVKVEKDPILEQSANALRSELDKERTQMLNIERECKNLQVRVDILQREKSLEKTIYKEVIRVEKDKVMENEKARLRELCNKERNAKQDLEDECRRLKEKIERVDATKKTWSKEEADLQRARAQAQQEKSAIEKELLELRRQQQQKSVFLNKESELLTQKAENERQKKMQMGQELSLLESKILTEKDCIYEKERNIREWQSRVNREERNQETQMRETNVSTKISILDPDTGKEMSPYEAYKRGIIDRHQYIQLQELECDWEEISTMGTSGEISVLLDKKSGKQYSIEDALRSKKITKDELEMYRDGKIPISEFALLVAGENKAQTLSIGSIIGSKSPLTSPSSHSQTRSFFSQSAPKVFHDDSFPIAGVYDTNTDSKCSVKSAMTRKLLDPVTAQKLLEAQAATGGIIDIISKERYSVNKAVDRGLLDGSNTQCLFTAQKAFTGVEDPSTKKRLSVGEAIQKGLMSLETGLPYLEVQHLTGGLIDPKKTGRIPLSEAIEQGLVTKELAAQIEDESAYEKNLTDPSTKAKINYKEAIARCRKDPVSGLLLLQGASESFQHAVYRPVNVIPSLTTYKY, encoded by the exons GGCAACTGCCAATGAACTTTCCATGTTGATCTCTCGCATGCAGACCAATGCAGACCTAGTGGAAAAATATATCTTGGAGACTCACCAAAAACTGAAGCAG GATGCTAGTAATTACACTCTGAAGAAGTCATTTGAACATCAGCATGAGAACGCAAAGAACCTGAAGGACTCCGAGCTCCTGCTTAAAGATCTTTTCCTTGATGTGGACAAAGCAAAAAGATATGGACATCCACAAGCCCATGAGATAGACAAGGA CATCCGCCAACTCCATGAGCGACTTACAGCTGAGTGTGCAGAATACAGAGAGGTGTACGAGCAATTTAATCTTGTACCCGCTGAACCAAAAGTCAACTGGCCACAGATCCTAAGTAGTAAAAAG TCAGCAATAGACAGCGCTGCATACGGACCCAGCCTAGCAGATGTGGAATGTCAAATTGCAGAACACAATGTTCTGCAGAGAGAAATTGACGAGTATGGGACAGAAATACGCAACCTGCCTCAG GATCAAAATACCGTTAAGAACCAGTACCGCAGCCTACAG GAAGAATCAGCATGGCGGGGCAGGCACCTGGGCAGCTTGTACAACCACCTACACGGATGCACCAAGGAGCTGCTCTACCTGAGTGATGAACAGAACAAGATTATTAAACAGGACTGGAGTGATCAAATCCCTGATGTGTCCGGCACCCGCCGACAATATGAG CGCTTTAAGGGAGAAGACCTGCTGCCCCAGGAGGAGACGGTGAACAACCTGCTAGATGATGGAGACAGAATGATAGAGCTCAAGCACCCAGCTGCCAGCTGCATCCAG GCCCATGATGAAGCGCTGAAAGGAGAGTGGCAGAACTTTTTGAACTTGTGTATCTGTCAAGAGAACCATCTAAAGAATGCCGAAGACTACAAGAAG TTTCACGATGATGCAGACGCGGTGGCTGAAACCCTGGGTACTGTGAGGGAAACCCTGGACACCAAATACTCCCAGCCAAACACACAGGTCCCGGGGGCAGTAAGTGACCTCCTCCTACAGCTGGAGAAGGAGGACAAGCAGCTGGTCCAGACTGAGAAGGCCTTGTCTGATCTCAAGCAAAGAGCACCGGAAATCATTCCCATCAAACAGAGGAGGATGAAAGTAAAGGAGACAATTACTTTGGAGACTATCTGTGACTGGGACTCAGGAGAT GTCCAGATAAACAAAGGAGATATATTCACACTGATGGACAACAGTAAGAAAGAGAATTGGGTTGTGCAGGGTTCTGGTGATGGAGGAACCAAGGATGCTCCAGCCGCTTGTTTTGTCATCTCTTGCCCAGACTCGGACTCTGCTGAAAGGGTTAAGAG gttggaagGTGAATTAAATGATTTGAAGAAGAAAAAGGTAGCGGTGCAAAATGCTTTGAAGTCAAGTACCCGGGAGTCTCAAAAACCCAATCAGTCAG CTCCATTGGGTGGACCTCCGGTACCGCCAGCTCGGACATCAAGTATCCCCAGTGAGGACCCTCAGGGAACACAGCTTCTTAACAAGCTAAACAAACTCTATGGAGACTTGCAAGACACTGAGCAGGAGGTACTGACAAGGGTACGCACCCCAACGAACAAAACTTCACCAAGCCAGGATCTAACTGGAAGGTTAAAGATGCAGGAG GCAACTTCCCAGCACCTCGAACTGATAGCATCCGACAAGGATGCGGCTAAAAGAGAATGTGAAAACTTCCTGACCAAGAAAGTATCAGGACCATCAGCCACACAGCTCCCTACAACACTGGCCAACGTGAGCAACAAATACAACGATGTCAAGACCCTGTCATCACTCTACGGAGAAGA AGCTAAAGCTTCACTGAACTTAGAACATCAGATTACCAAGACTGATGATATGATCAGAGATTTTGAGAATTCCTTGGCAGAGGATGGGGTTATAACGTATTCACCTAGTGGCATCCAAGAACATGCAAGCCAGATTCAG AAAATGAAGAGAGACCTTGTGGACAAACAGGACAATCTTCTGAAACTGAACCGGAGCTTGAAGGACACAGAATTGGCATGTAACTCTCTTCAGAGTAATACTCAAGAGCACAGTCCAGACCTCCCACGTCAACGCATCCAGGTCCAAAAACTTAATGATAGATACCATGCCGTAGCTGACCAGCTGGACCAAAG AGAGAGGCTGCTCAGAGATACCAATTTGCCCTACCAGCAGTTTAAATCCTCCAGCGATGGCCTGGATTCCTGGCTGAAAGGTCTCCCACGTAACCAGATCACATCAACAGATTCTCCAAGTCAGGTCAACTACAAACTCCAAAGCCAGAAG AGGCTAATAGATGAGATCCAAAGGAAGGAATCAGAAAAGAACAACATAGCGAAGCTTTCCAAAGACTTGACAAATTATCTCAGT GACTACGAGACTCAGGCTGATCGATATCGCTCTACCTTAGAACCCTCTATTGCCGAATCTGCTGCTGGTATACCCAGGATTAACACCCTTCAGGAAAACATTGATAGCCGG GAAAAGGATTTGGTAAAGCGCTATACAAAGGCAGCAGTGGAGAGTAAGCAACAGTTCAATCAAATGGAATTTGCCAAGAAGGTTCTAGATAAG TCAGATACGCAAGATGGAGTCCAGTTGTCAAGGCAGAACAACCTGCGCTCAGAGAACACGTTGCAATCAGCTAAGGAATCCGAAAACTTGTCAAAGGAACTAGAGGAAGAAAAAAGGAAGGTATCTCAGGTACAACAGACACTGGAGGAAAACAGAAAGAAGATACTTCTACTGAAGACTCAAAAACCAGTGGAAAGACTGGAAGAGAAGGAAATGGTGCAATACTACAGAGAACCTAGGCTGGAGAGTGAACTAGTATCTCTAAAGAGCCAAGCAGACAATGCCTACAGGAATAGGGAAAACACACAGTCTGAGATAGAGGGGCTTAACAAGAAGCTCGTTACTCTCGAAAACCAAAGGAAAAGCATCAAACCACAGCTATTGACCAAAGAGGtgacagagatagagagagatcccAATCTAGACGCTCAGGGTCAAACCCTCAGAAAACAGATAAAACAACAAAAGGATGAGAATAATTCAATCACACAAGAGTTAGAGCGGCTGAGAATGGAAGTAAAGGTACTAGAGCAGAAACAAcctaatgtaaaagaaaaagtgGTTCTGAAAGAAGTAGTTAAACTTGAGAGGAATCCTGAGATGTTGAAGGCTACACGGGCATTACAAATGCACATTGATGATGAAAACTTCCGTAGAAAGTCTCTTCAAGAAAACATTGTGAAGCTTAGAAATAAGACGGAAGAACTGGAGAGACTCATTGAGTCTGTAGAACCCAAGGTTATTGTGAAGGAAGTAAAGAAAGTAGAGCAAGATCCAGAAATCCTGAAGGAGGCAGCTAGACTCAAAACATTAATACAAGAAGAACGTGACAAAAGTGTGACAGTAACCCGGGAGTTAACAGAACTGAAATCGAAACATGCGAAGATGGAGAAGCAGAAACCCAGGGTAGAGATAAAGGAAAGGGTCAATGAAGTGTTTGTTGTACAGCCAGAGACGGAAAAGGAGATTGCTAGGCTGAGAAGTGCTTTGCAAGATACCCATTCCAAAAAATCCACATATGAAAAAGAACTTGATACAACTCAAAAAGAAGTGTTTGTGCTGAAGTCACAAAAGCCTGTGGTGGAGTATAAAGAGATTGTCCAAGAAATTATTAAGTTAGAGAAAACCCCAGAAGTGATGAAAGaaattgaaagggtgaagtcACAAATAAAAGAGCTGGAGTCGACACACAATAGGTATCAAGATCAAAAATCTAAGTTAACTAGGGAAAGAGATGACTGGAAACAAGAAAGGTCAAAGGTAGAAACAAAAACAGTGAACAAAGAGGTTGTTAAGTATGAAGATGACCCTGTCCTAATAAAAGAAGCAGAGCAACTGCGCCAGGAAGTGCGCAACGAATCCCAGAGAAGAAGGGAAGTGGAAGACTTTGTTTATGACTTACAAAACAAGTACATGTTGCTAGAAAGGCGGAAACCAGAAGAGAGGGTGGTAGTTCAAGAGGTAGTTCATGTACAGAAAGATCCTAAGGTAGCAGAAGACCACCACAGGTTAAGTAGAACACTAGATGAAGAGGTTGGTAACAGGCGTCGCTTGGAACGTGAGGTACAACAATTACGTTCTCAagtggaagagaaggagaagctCCTGAACTTCCAGGAAGAAAGAGATAAGAAGTTGGCTGCAGAGAAGGAGTTGCGGCAGATCACTCTCAAAATTAAGGAGATTGAAGAGAGTCCTCCACCAGTACAGGAGAAGATTGTAATGGAAGAAGTAGTTAAAGTAGAAAAAGACCCTATATTAGAACAATCAGCCAATGCCCTTCGCAGTGAGCTGGATAAGGAAAGGACACAGATGCTCAACATTGAAAGGGAATGCAAAAATCTGCAGGTGAGGGTTGATATCTTACAGAGGGAGAAGTCTTTGGAAAAAACTATTTACAAAGAAGTGATTCGAGTGGAGAAGGATAAAGTGATGGAGAATGAGAAGGCGAGATTAAGAGAGTTGTGTAATAAGGAGCGGAATGCAAAGCAAGACTTAGAAGATGAGTGCAGAAGACTGAAAGAAAAGATCGAAAGGGTGGATGCAACGAAAAAGACATGGTCAAAAGAAGAAGCTGATCTCCAAAGGGCCAGAGCTCAGGCACAGCAAGAAAAGTCAGCTATAGAAAAGGAGTTATTGGAACTGAGGaggcaacaacaacaaaaaagtgtGTTCTTGAACAAAGAATCAGAGTTGCTCACACAAAAGGCAGAGAATGAGCGTCAGAAGAAGATGCAGATGGGACAAGAGCTCTCGCTTCTAGAGTCCAAAATTCTAACCGAAAAAGACTGCATTTATGAAAAGGAAAGAAACATTAGAGAGTGGCAGTCCCGTGTAAACCGCGAGGAGCGTAATCAAGAGACTCAAATGAGGGAAACCAACGTCTCCACAAAAATATCCATCTTAGATCCTGACACTGGGAAGGAAATGTCACCCTATGAAGCATACAAGAGAGGCATAATAGACCGCCATCAGTATATCCAGTTGCAAGAGCTAGAGTGTGACTGGGAGGAAATTTCCACTATGGGTACTAGTGGTGAAATATCTGTTCTTCTAGATAAAAAAAGTGGTAAACAATATTCAATTGAAGATGCTCTAAGATCCAAAAAAATCACCAAAGACGAGCTTGAAATGTACcgggatggaaaaataccaattTCAGAATTTGCCTTGCTTGTGGCTGGAGAGAACAAGGCCCAGACGTTGTCAATTGGATCTATAATTGGGTCAAAGTCTCCATTGACCTCCCCGTCAAGCCACAGCCAAACTCGGAGCTTTTTCAGTCAAAGTGCACCAAAAGTTTTCCATGATGATAGCTTTCCCATTGCTGGTGTCTATGATACCAACACAGACAGCAAGTGTTCAGTTAAGAGTGCAATGACCAGAAAATTGTTAGATCCCGTGACTGCTCAAAAGCTTCTGGAAGCGCAGGCAGCTACTGGTGGTATAATCGACATCATTAGCAAGGAGAGGTATTCAGTTAATAAAGCAGTAGACAGAGGGTTGTTAGATGGCAGCAACACACAGTGCTTATTTACGGCCCAGAAAGCTTTCACAGGTGTTGAGGACCCAAGCACTAAGAAGCGCCTGTCAGTAGGAGAGGCGATACAGAAGGGACTAATGTCCCTGGAGACAGGCTTGCCATATCTGGAGGTTCAGCATCTTACAGGCGGCTTGATTGATCCCAAAAAGACAGGAAGAATTCCACTATCAGAAGCAATAGAGCAAGGTTTGGTCACCAAAGAACTGGCTGCTCAGATCGAAGATGAATCAGCATATGAAAAGAACCTCACAGATCCTTCCACTAAAGCGAAGATAAACTACAAGGAGGCCATAGCACGTTGCAGGAAAGACCCAGTAAGTGGCTTGCTTCTACTTCAAGGAGCCTCAGAGAGCTTTCAACATGCCGTATACCGCCCTGTGAATGTCATACCCTCCTTGACTACCTACAAGTACTAG
- the TEN1 gene encoding CST complex subunit TEN1 — MITVYMTRMLPAPAQYQYLWEISSGDVPAGSTVRTFGRLSSYDSARSEALLTAHHSAAQHKLRLNTRFVEPFHAQLGSYYLALGELDSVNEASLVLCARLLSCIEGVDLSLLQNAVEEQRRYFHEREAAQANR, encoded by the exons ATGATCACTGTGTACATGACGAGGATGCTCCCAGCTCCAGCGCAGTATCAATATCTGTGGGAAATCAGCTCAGGAGACGTGCCAGCTGGATCCACTGTGAGGACTTTTGGAAG ACTTAGCAGCTATGACTCGGCTCGGTCAGAGGCATTACTCACGGCACATCACTCTGCGGCTCAGCATAAGCTTCGCTTGAACACTCGGTTTGTAGAGCCTTTTCATGCTCAACTTGGATCATACTACCTAGCTCTGGGAGAGCTGGACTCCGTGAATG AGGCCAGTCTTGTGCTGTGTGCCCGCTTACTGAGCTGCATTGAGGGTGTAGACCTTTCCCTTTTACAGAATGCAGTAGAAGAACAGAGAAGATACTTTCACGAGAGAGAAGCAGCCCAGGCAAACCGCTAA